One genomic region from Mycobacterium basiliense encodes:
- a CDS encoding aromatic ring-hydroxylating oxygenase subunit alpha, translated as MTAVEHRPALLPTLGGAFYTSPAVFAAEQQHVFESLWFCVVRAAELAEPGQFKTVQVGRESVLLVRGRDRVLRAFLNICRHRGALLCTEPEGQLRRNLRCPYHSWTYGLDGTLMAAPNIASFTDPDGTALNRGRYGLLPVALREWLGYAWVCLADDPPSFEADVVGVVTHRLGDVEAIDNYRIETLQLGRRMTYDVAANWKLIVENFMECYHCATIHPELTRLVPEFARGQAAQRSVGSGAEFGSGVAGFTVDGRAGFAPLPGITPEQNRRYFAITVKPTVFINLVPDHVIIHRMFPTAPDRTVVECDWLYAADVAAAGDLSHSFELFHRVNEQDFDACQRTQPAMSSRGYRAGGVLVPAEHHLTEFHQWVVAHIGTPAESG; from the coding sequence ATGACCGCTGTTGAGCATCGGCCGGCACTACTTCCCACCCTGGGCGGCGCCTTTTACACCAGTCCCGCCGTCTTTGCCGCCGAGCAGCAACACGTCTTCGAGAGTCTGTGGTTCTGTGTCGTGCGCGCTGCCGAGCTGGCCGAGCCGGGGCAGTTCAAGACGGTGCAGGTGGGACGGGAAAGCGTGCTGCTGGTGCGCGGCCGCGATCGGGTGCTGCGCGCGTTTCTCAACATATGCCGGCACCGCGGTGCGCTGCTGTGTACCGAACCCGAGGGTCAGCTGCGCCGCAATCTGCGCTGCCCGTATCACTCCTGGACCTACGGTTTGGACGGCACCTTGATGGCGGCGCCCAACATTGCCTCGTTCACCGACCCCGACGGCACGGCCCTCAACCGCGGCCGATATGGCCTGCTCCCGGTGGCGTTGCGGGAGTGGCTGGGTTACGCCTGGGTCTGCTTGGCCGACGACCCACCGTCGTTTGAAGCGGACGTCGTCGGCGTGGTCACCCATCGCCTGGGCGACGTGGAAGCCATCGACAACTATCGGATCGAGACACTGCAACTCGGCCGCCGAATGACCTACGACGTGGCGGCCAACTGGAAGTTGATCGTCGAGAACTTCATGGAGTGCTACCACTGCGCCACCATCCACCCCGAGCTGACCAGGTTGGTTCCGGAGTTCGCCCGCGGTCAAGCCGCCCAACGCTCGGTGGGCAGCGGAGCCGAGTTCGGTTCGGGTGTCGCCGGGTTCACCGTGGACGGCCGCGCAGGCTTCGCCCCCCTGCCCGGAATCACTCCGGAGCAGAACCGACGCTATTTCGCGATCACGGTCAAGCCGACGGTGTTCATCAACCTGGTCCCCGACCACGTCATCATCCATCGGATGTTCCCGACCGCACCCGACCGCACCGTCGTCGAATGCGACTGGCTCTACGCCGCCGACGTCGCCGCCGCCGGTGACCTTTCCCATTCGTTCGAACTGTTCCACCGGGTCAACGAACAGGACTTCGACGCCTGCCAGCGAACCCAACCCGCGATGTCCTCGCGCGGCTACCGAGCCGGCGGCGTTCTGGTGCCTGCCGAACATCACCTCACCGAATTCCACCAGTGGGTAGTCGCGCATATCGGTACGCCCGCCGAGTCGGGGTGA